AGCCAGCTGTCCCGCCTTCAGCTTCCGCGAGCCGGGGACATAGTGCGGCTCTGCGGTCGTGGAGCCGAAAGAAGCGTTGGTTCCGAAGGACGGGCCGGATGCTCCGAGCTTCATCATCATGTAGTTGATCTCCGCTGCCGCCTCGGTCTCTATCATCCCCTTCTTCACGAAATCTGGGATGGCGTCAGCGGTCCTGGAGGCGATGACGCATGCCTTCTTGATCCGCTCAACCTCCTCTGAATCCTTGAGCATGCGCGCCCTTGCCACATACTTGGACACGTCCACTAATCGTGCTCCCTTCGAACACATCTTGATGAAGCAGTAGTTGGAATGCGTGAGTTCGTTCGAGTTGATGCCGATCTTCTTCAGCCCCTTGAGCCGCTTGGTCGTGAGCCCGATTCTCTGCTTCCGATCCTTGTAGATGGCGGTCTTCGCTCCGGCCTGTCTGGCGCTCAGTTCCTCAAGCTCCGAGGAAAGCACCTCGACTCCTCTGGGCCTCACGATGGTGACACAGTCCTCGAACAGGCCATTGATGATGCCAGTTGCATAGAAGAAACTCTGGTCCAGATGCGGCTCCGTGCCGTTGACCAACACGACTGCGTCGATGTCATCCTTCAGCTCTGAGAATATCCTCTTCTCCCTGGTGGCCATAGACTCACAACGCGTCTGCGAAATGCGCTTGAGCGTATAAAGAGCTGCGCTGGCTACACGCCGACCCAAACCGTCCCCGTGATCTTCCTGATGGCCGATATGGCTGACAGCGCGGCCAAGTAACTCGTCTTCGGGTTTCTGGGGGACGGGACGTTCCTCGTCACAGCATCCAGCTCTCCGAACTTGCCCTTTGCCTTCAGATGATGCTCGTTCGTCTGCACCTGTGGGTCGCAAACGATTCGGACCTTGGTCTTCTCAAAACCGATGCCGGCGAGAGATATCGTTGCCGCTACGTTGATGTTCTGAGGGAAATGTTTGACGGCCTCTCTTGCACTTCCGGAGAACAGTTCGGTCCTCTCCCTGAGTTCTGAGGCCTTGATGCCCTTCGACTCGAGGTATGGGTTCG
This genomic interval from Candidatus Thermoplasmatota archaeon contains the following:
- a CDS encoding Xaa-Pro peptidase family protein — encoded protein: MATREKRIFSELKDDIDAVVLVNGTEPHLDQSFFYATGIINGLFEDCVTIVRPRGVEVLSSELEELSARQAGAKTAIYKDRKQRIGLTTKRLKGLKKIGINSNELTHSNYCFIKMCSKGARLVDVSKYVARARMLKDSEEVERIKKACVIASRTADAIPDFVKKGMIETEAAAEINYMMMKLGASGPSFGTNASFGSTTAEPHYVPGSRKLKAGQLALFDFGAAYKRYVSDITRTFVCSTPNARQREMYDVVLRAQLAAIDAIRDGVHGKEVDQAARKIVDRSSFKGRFIHSTGHGLGLSVHDPGAISSSRDMILKEGMILTVEPGVYVKDFGGVRIEDDVMVTKKGCRILTTA